One Corvus cornix cornix isolate S_Up_H32 chromosome 10, ASM73873v5, whole genome shotgun sequence genomic region harbors:
- the GATM gene encoding glycine amidinotransferase, mitochondrial has product MLRVRCLRGGSRGAEAAHYIGSRLRGVFTGWVQRTFQSTQAATASQNTCAADDKATSPVPKDCLVCSYNEWDPLEEVIVGRAENACVPPFSVEVKANTYEKYWGFYQKFGGQSFPKDHLKKAIAEIEEMCNILKGEGIIVKRPDPIDWSVKYKTPDFESTGMYAAMPRDILLVVGNEIIEAPMAWRARFFEYRAYRRLIKDYFNSGAKWTTAPKPTMADELYDQSYPIHSVEDRHKLAAQGKFVTTEFEPCFDAADFIRAGRDIFVQRSQVTNYMGIEWMRRHLAPDYRVHIISFKDPNPMHIDATFNIIGPGLVLSNPDRPCHQIELFKKAGWTVIQPPVPLIPDDHPLWMSSKWLSMNVLMLDEKRVMVDANETSIQKMFEKLGISTIKVNIRHANSLGGGFHCWTCDIRRRGTLQSYLD; this is encoded by the exons ATGCTGCGAGTGCGGTGCCTGCGCGGGGGCAGCCGGGGAGCCGAGGCAGCGCATTACATCGGCTCGCGG CTTCGAGGAGTCTTTACAGGATGGGTGCAGCGAACTTTCCAGAGCACCCAGGCAGCTACGGCCTCCCAGAACACCTGTGCTGCTGATGACAAGGCTACAAGCCCTGTGCCCAAGGACTGTCTTGTTTGCTCATACAATGAATGGGATCCACTGGAAGAGGTCATTGTGGGAAGAGCTGAAAATGCTTGTGTCCCACCTTTTTCTGTGGAGGTGAAg GCAAACACATATGAAAAATATTGGGGATTTTACCAGAAATTTGGAGGCCAGAGTTTCCCCAAAgaccatttaaaaaaagctaTTGCTGAAATTGAAGAGATGTGCAATATTTTGAAGGGAGAAGGTATTATTGTTAAGAGGCCGGATCCAATTGACTGGTCTGTGAAGTATAAAACACCTGATTTTGAGTCTACAG GTATGTATGCTGCCATGCCAAGAGACATCCTGTTAGTGGTGGGAAATGAAATTATTGAAGCACCTATGGCTTGGCGTGCTCGGTTCTTTGAGTACAGGGCATATAGACGACTAATCAAAGATTATTTCAACAGTGGTGCTAAGTGGACAACTGCCCCCAAACCCACAATGGCAGATGAACTCTATGATCAG AGTTACCCAATCCACTCTGTTGAAGACAGGCATAAActggctgctcagggaaaaTTTGTAACTACTGAATTTGAGCCATGCTTTGATGCTGCTGACTTCATTAGAGCTGGAAGAGATATCTTTGTACAAAGGAGCCAG GTTACAAACTACATGGGTATTGAATGGATGAGGCGACACCTTGCACCAGACTATAGAGTGCACATAATATCCTTTAAGGATCCCAACCCTATGCACATTGATGCCACTTTTAATATCATTGGGCCTGGTCTTGTGCTCTCTAACCCGGACCGTCCCTGCCATCAG ATTGAGCTCTTCAAGAAAGCCGGCTGGACTGTGATTCAACCCCCAGTGCCCCTCATCCCAGATG ATCACCCACTGTGGATGTCTTCTAAATGGCTCTCCATGAATGTCCTAATGCTGGATGAGAAACGTGTCATGGTGGATGCCAACGAGACATCAATTCAAAAGATGTTTGAAAAGCTGG GCATTTCTACAATTAAAGTGAACATTCGCCATGCCAATTCTCTGGGAGGTGGCTTCCACTGCTGGACGTGTGACATCCGCCGCCGTGGCACCCTGCAGTCTTACTTGGACTAG